Sequence from the Ectothiorhodospira sp. BSL-9 genome:
TCCTGGGGAGCCATGGCCCGGGGCGAAACCCTGGCCATCCATGAGTTCACCCACACCCTGGACATGCGCAATGGCGCCGCCAACGGCATGCCACCCCTGCACCGGGAGATGCGGGTGTCGGACTGGACCCGGATCATGACCGCGGCCTACGATGACCTGAACCGGCGCCTGGATCTGGAACAACCCAGCGATTTTGATCCCTATGCCGCCACCGATCCCGGAGAGTTCTTTGCCGTGATGAGTGAGTATTTCTTCGCCCGGCCCCGGGTACTTCAGCGGGAATATCCGGATGTCCATGCACAGTTCCGCCAGTTCTACCGCCAGGATCCGGCAGAGCGTCGGATGTTGAGGGCGCCCATGCCCATCAGGAGTGACAGATGAGCCAGCTTCGCGATCAACTTCTCAAGGCCGGCCTGGTCACCGAGGAACAGGCCCAAAAGGCCGAGGAGGTTCAGAATCGTCCTTCCCGTGCCCGGGATGGACGCCCGGCGCGGGGCGGCGGGCAGGGCCGGTCGGACAACCGCAAGGGTGGGGCGGCTCGCACCAAGAAGGCCCGCCCTCAGGGCCGTACGGACAAGCCCCGGCGGGCCCCGGAGCGCGAGGCGCGGGCGCCGGCATCGGCACCCGATGGGCCTGCCAGGCCCTCCAGGGGGAATCGTGGACAACCCAGTCCCCAGGCACGCGCCCTCAAGCAGGAACTCAGGGAATTGATTGCCGCGCATCGGGTCAATCAGGATCAGGCCGAGCAGCCCTATCACTTCCAGGTGGGGCAGACCATCAAGCATCTGTATGTCACCGAGGAGCAGCAGGCGCAGCTGGCCGATGGGCAGCTGTGCATCGCCTTTCTGGACGGACGTCGGCATCTGCTGCCTGCCGTCATTGGTCGTCAGATCCTGGAGCGGGACCCGAGTCGAACCGTGGTCTTCCCCGGAGAGCCTGATGAAGAGGTCGATCCGGTATCCACCCCACCCCAAGAGGAAGAACATCGCCCATGAAGACAAGCACCTACATCCTGCCCCCCCTGCTGGCCATGATGCTGCTCTTCGCCTCTGCCCAGGTGGCCTGGGCCGGTGATGGCGACTACCCCGGCTATATCGCCCTGGAACCTGCCCTGGTGGTGAATCTGGATAACCCGCGCCGTGCCCAGTTTCTGCAGATCCAGGCCCAGTTCTACGTGGAGACAGCCGCCGACGCAGAGCGGGTGCAGCGGCACATGCCGGTGATTCGTGATCGCATGATCACCTACTTTGGTGGTCGCGATCCGGACAAGGTCCGCGGCGCCCAGGAACGCGAACGGATGCGTGCCGAGGTGCTGGATCATTTGCGCGAGGCCATGGAGGAGACGACCGGCGCACCCTCCGTCAGCAACCTCTATTTCACCGGTTTCGTCGTCCAGTGAATCGGCGCTAACCGGGCTGTGACGGGTTCCGCGGAGTTGAGCCCGGTCAGTGGTAATGGGTGCCGATTCACCCTATCCTCCCGTTAAAAACCACACAGCTGCAGGGAGTCCATACCGTGATGAGAAACAATCCACGTTCCTCCAGTATTGTCGGCTCGGTGCTCATGCCCGGCATCCTGGCCCTGGCCTGCGCCTCGGGCACGGCCCTGGCTCACAACCACACCGAAGATGAGCAAACCGCCAGCGCCAAGGATGCGGCCTCCGAGATGGACGCGGCCCGTAATTTCGAAGAACCTTCCGAGGCCATGCCGCGGGAGGCGCCCGCCATGGATGAGCCGCCCGTCAATGCTGCGGAGGCGGATGCACCCGGGATGCCCCCCGTGCAGGACGGTGGCCCCGCCATGGATGAGCCGGCCCTGGATGAGGCCCCCGAGGCCGCCCCTCCCGCTGATCCGGTCGATGCCCCGGCCATGGATGAGCCTCACGATGCCATGCCCGAAGAGGCCCCCGCCATGGACGCCGACCCGGGTGTGACCGAGCCCGCCATCACCGAGCCGGACATCACCGACGAACCCATGGACGCGCCGGCCGAGGAACCCACCGAGCCTGCCCAGCCGGAGGCTGCCGCCGAGGAGCCGGAAATGGCCCCCGAACCGGGCCCGCGAGGCCAGGTGTCCCGCGGCCAGTTCACCTCGGGTATCGATAACCGCGAACCGGTGGACAACCTCACCCGGGTGGATGCCGGTGCGGAGCAGGTGTATTTCTTCAGCGAGATCATGTACCACGAGGGCGGCGAGATCATCCACCGCTGGCGTTACCGGGATAACCAGGACATGGGCAACATCCACTTTGATGTGGGCGGCCCCCGCTGGCGCATCTGGTCCATGAAGACCCTGGATCCGGCCTGGACCGGCCCCTGGCGCGTGGAAGTGGTCACCCAGGACGGCGAGGTGCTGGACACCTATCGGTTCGAGTTGCGGTGAGTGGAGCCGTCCTCAACCTGATCACCGGCTTTCTGGGCGCCGGCAAGACCACCGCCATCCTGCACCTGCTGGCACACCGCCCGGCCCATGAGCGCTGGGCGGTGCTGGTCAACGAGTTCGGCGAGGTGGGCATCGACGGGGAGATCCTCGCCGATGCGGCCGGTGACGAGATCCGGGTGCGGGAGGTTTCCGGTGGCTGCATCTGCTGCACCGGGGCCATGAACCTGCGGGTGGCACTCACCAAAATACTCCGGGAGATCCGCCCGGATCGCCTGCTGGTGGAGCCCACCGGGCTGGGGCATCCCACGGGCATCGTGGATACCCTGCGCGACCCCTGGCTGGCCTCCGCTGCCCGGCTGGGCAACATCACCTGCATCGTGGATCCGGCCGGGTTCAGTCAGGAGCGTCTGGAGAAATCCCTGATCTACAAGGATCAGCTCACCCTGGCCGATGTGGTGGTGATCAACAAGACCGATGTGGCCCCGGCTGACCAGCTGGAAGCCCTGGAGGCCTTCGTGGCGGGGCTGTACCCACCGAAGCAGGCCGTGGTGCGCACCACCCACGGCCGGATCGATCCGGCCCTGCTGGATCTGGAGGCGTCCGGCGTGGACAGGGCAGGGGAGCGGGGTGTCCTTACGGTGATGGCGCCGGCTGGTGCGTTCGTTGTGGGCAGTGGGCCCGGTTCGGTTGCGGCCCCCCTGAGCGGCGCAAGCCCTGGTACTCAGGCGCCGGCAGCCGATACGGCGCGTGGCTGGCGATTCGCGCCGGAGGATCGTTTCGATCTGAAAGTGCTGGAGGGCTTGTTCAGCAAGCCACCGTTCAGTGAACTGGTGCGCGCCAAGGGCGTGGTGCGCACCGGGCGGGAATGGTACCGGTTCGATTGGGCCGAGGGGCGATTCTCCACCGCCCCCATCGCCTGGCGCCGGGACAGTCGGGTGGAGTTGATTGCTGATGAGGTGCTGGATTGGGTGGCGGTGGAGAAGGCGCTCACGCAGGCCCTCACCCCATGCAAGGCGGCGACTCCTTCACCCGCCCGCCGCGTGCCGACCACTCCTGGGGCGTGAAGGTGTGCAGGGCCAGGGCATGCACAGCCCCCTGCAACTCATCCATCAACAACGCATTCACCTGCCGGTGCCTGGCCAGCAGCCGCTGACCCTCGAACGCATCCGCGGCCACCGTCACCTTGAAATGGGACTCTGAACCCGCCGGCACATTGTGACCATCGCTCTCGTTCTCCACCTCAAGATAGGCAGGGTTCAGCCCCTGGGACAGCTTGCGTTCGATCTGTGACTGCACACTCATAATTCCGACCATTATGCTGTGGATTGCAGGCCGCATCATCCGATATCCGCGCCGGGCAGGCAAGTCTTCGCGCGGGCCTTCCTCAGCGGCCCCTTGGCCGCCTGCTATCCCAAACGTTATAGTAAGGAATAGCCAGCTACCCCGGCCAGAGCGCCCGGCCAGAATGGACACCGCCCCATGAAAGAATCCACCCCCGCCGCCATCCACCTCACGGACTATGCACCGCCCCAGTGGCGCATTGAGCAGGTGGATCTGTGCTTCCTGCTGGACCCGGTCGATACCCGTGTGCAATCCCGGCTGCAACTGCGCCGCGCGGTGAGCCAGGAGGCGCCGCTGGTGCTCCAGGGAGAGGAGATCAAGCTGATCAGCCTCACCGTGGACGGGCAGCCCATGGCCCCGGGCAATATCCAGCAGGACGAGGGCAGCCTCACCCTCCACGAACTTCCCGCCCAGTGCACCCTGGAGATGGAAACCGCCATCAGCCCCGAGGCCAACACAGCCCTGTCGGGGTTGTATGTCTCTGGCGGCAATTTCTGCACCCAGTGCGAGGCGGAGGGGTTTCGGCGCATCACCTGGTTCCTGGACCGGCCCGATGTGATGACCCTCTTCACCGTGCGCATCGAGGCCGACAAGGCCCGCTACCCGGTGCTGCTGTCCAATGGCAATCTCACCGACGCCGGCGACCTGCCCGAAGGGCGCCATTATGCCGTCTGGCACGACCCCTTCCCCAAACCCAGCTACCTGTTCGCCCTGGTGGCCGGGGATCTGGTCTGCCAGCAGGAC
This genomic interval carries:
- a CDS encoding BolA family transcriptional regulator — its product is MSVQSQIERKLSQGLNPAYLEVENESDGHNVPAGSESHFKVTVAADAFEGQRLLARHRQVNALLMDELQGAVHALALHTFTPQEWSARGGRVKESPPCMG
- a CDS encoding GTP-binding protein, which produces MSGAVLNLITGFLGAGKTTAILHLLAHRPAHERWAVLVNEFGEVGIDGEILADAAGDEIRVREVSGGCICCTGAMNLRVALTKILREIRPDRLLVEPTGLGHPTGIVDTLRDPWLASAARLGNITCIVDPAGFSQERLEKSLIYKDQLTLADVVVINKTDVAPADQLEALEAFVAGLYPPKQAVVRTTHGRIDPALLDLEASGVDRAGERGVLTVMAPAGAFVVGSGPGSVAAPLSGASPGTQAPAADTARGWRFAPEDRFDLKVLEGLFSKPPFSELVRAKGVVRTGREWYRFDWAEGRFSTAPIAWRRDSRVELIADEVLDWVAVEKALTQALTPCKAATPSPARRVPTTPGA
- a CDS encoding DUF2058 family protein translates to MSQLRDQLLKAGLVTEEQAQKAEEVQNRPSRARDGRPARGGGQGRSDNRKGGAARTKKARPQGRTDKPRRAPEREARAPASAPDGPARPSRGNRGQPSPQARALKQELRELIAAHRVNQDQAEQPYHFQVGQTIKHLYVTEEQQAQLADGQLCIAFLDGRRHLLPAVIGRQILERDPSRTVVFPGEPDEEVDPVSTPPQEEEHRP
- a CDS encoding DUF2914 domain-containing protein; the protein is MRNNPRSSSIVGSVLMPGILALACASGTALAHNHTEDEQTASAKDAASEMDAARNFEEPSEAMPREAPAMDEPPVNAAEADAPGMPPVQDGGPAMDEPALDEAPEAAPPADPVDAPAMDEPHDAMPEEAPAMDADPGVTEPAITEPDITDEPMDAPAEEPTEPAQPEAAAEEPEMAPEPGPRGQVSRGQFTSGIDNREPVDNLTRVDAGAEQVYFFSEIMYHEGGEIIHRWRYRDNQDMGNIHFDVGGPRWRIWSMKTLDPAWTGPWRVEVVTQDGEVLDTYRFELR
- the fliL gene encoding flagellar basal body-associated protein FliL → MKTSTYILPPLLAMMLLFASAQVAWAGDGDYPGYIALEPALVVNLDNPRRAQFLQIQAQFYVETAADAERVQRHMPVIRDRMITYFGGRDPDKVRGAQERERMRAEVLDHLREAMEETTGAPSVSNLYFTGFVVQ